Below is a genomic region from Acetobacter ghanensis.
CCACCCCCGCAGGGACCATGACGAATAACGCTGTGTACCAATAACCAAACGATCTTCCGCCATGCGCCTGTGCTCCCTGTATCTGTTTAAACCGTGGCCTGTTCTTCCGTCCGGCGAATGAACCCACCGCCCAGAATACGACTGTCCTGATAAAACACGCAGGCCTGACCGGGGGCAGGCATGGCTGGCTCATCCAGCAGGACGGTGGCCCCCTGCGGTGTTGGCACCACACGGGCGGAACGCGGTTCCTCCCGCGCACGCATCTGCACCCGGCAGACTAGGCCCTCAGGCGGGGCATCCACCAGCCAGTTAACATCCCGTAGGGACAGGCTGCTTACAAAGACATTGGCGCGCGGGCCAATAATAACCCGCTTGCGCCCCGGCTCCACACCCACCACCATCTGGCGTTCACCCTGTAGGCGGGCGGCATTGCCCAGACGTTTGCTCTGCCCCACGGTAAAGCGCATGACGCCCTCGTGCTCGCCCACCACATGGCCGGACTGATCCACAATCTCACCCGGACCAGCCATTTCGGGGTGCATACGCTCCACCAAATCCACATAAGACCCGTCGCTGACAAAGCAGAGGTCCTGACTGTCGGGCTTGCCTGCCACAACCAGACCAAACCGCTCGGCCTCCTGCCGGACGGCCGCCTTGTCGGGCATATCCCCCAACGGGAAGCGTAGAAATTCCAGCTGGTCACGCGTGGTGGCGAACAGGAACCAGCTCTGGTCACGTGCCTCGTCCACCGGGCGGTGCAGTTCCGCCCCCTGTGGGCCTTCCACCCGGCGCACATAATGGCCGGTGGCCATGGCATCGGCCCCAATTTCCTTCGCCAGTCCCAAAAGGTCGGTAAATTTGACACCCTGATTACAGGCAACGCAGGGGACCGGGGTTTCCCCCGCCGCATAGGCATCGGCAAAGCGTTCGATCACGCTGTCCTGAAACCGGCGTTCCGCATCAATCACATAATGCGGGAATCCCAGACGGTCGGCCACCGCGCGGGCATCGCGGATGTCCTGCCCCGCACAGCACGCGCCCTTTTTGGCCGCCCCTCTGGAATCGTAGAGCTGAAGGGTCGCGCCCACAACCTCGTGCCCTTCCTCCAGCAGGCGGGCAGCCACCACGGAACTGTCCACCCCTCCGGACATGGCAACAAGAATACGCATGGGCGGGCTATCCTTCCCTTATTTTAGTGTCAGGCCTTGCTGGGCAGG
It encodes:
- the mnmA gene encoding tRNA 2-thiouridine(34) synthase MnmA, whose protein sequence is MRILVAMSGGVDSSVVAARLLEEGHEVVGATLQLYDSRGAAKKGACCAGQDIRDARAVADRLGFPHYVIDAERRFQDSVIERFADAYAAGETPVPCVACNQGVKFTDLLGLAKEIGADAMATGHYVRRVEGPQGAELHRPVDEARDQSWFLFATTRDQLEFLRFPLGDMPDKAAVRQEAERFGLVVAGKPDSQDLCFVSDGSYVDLVERMHPEMAGPGEIVDQSGHVVGEHEGVMRFTVGQSKRLGNAARLQGERQMVVGVEPGRKRVIIGPRANVFVSSLSLRDVNWLVDAPPEGLVCRVQMRAREEPRSARVVPTPQGATVLLDEPAMPAPGQACVFYQDSRILGGGFIRRTEEQATV